The proteins below come from a single Miscanthus floridulus cultivar M001 chromosome 1, ASM1932011v1, whole genome shotgun sequence genomic window:
- the LOC136506585 gene encoding uncharacterized protein yields MENLKEQRGHDAAGANNAWMTVPAFGDWDMKNGALPDYSMDFSKIREMRKQNKKELSRASLGGDDDLLAHAQAQKPQANNAQPKVGRPRPADDRRRRPLHARDHSPTGGKKFLSYFQCCIKA; encoded by the exons atggagAACCTTAAGGAG CAGCGGGGCCACGACGCGGCGGGCGCCAACAACGCCTGGATGACGGTGCCGGCGTTCGGGGACTGGGACATGAAGAACGGCGCGCTGCCGGACTACTCCATGGACTTCTCCAAGATCCGCGAGATGCGCAAGCAGAACAAGAAGGAGCTCTCCCGCGCCAGcctcggcggcgacgacgacctcCTCGCCCACGCCCAGGCCCAGAAGCCGCAGGCCAACAACGCCCAGCCCAAGGTCGGCCGCCCCCGCCCCGCcgacgaccgccgccgccgcccgctccACGCCCGCGACCACTCCCCAACG GGAGGGAAGAAGTTCCTGAGCTACTTCCAGTGTTGTATCAAGGCCTGA
- the LOC136506594 gene encoding uncharacterized protein: MAGCCVFLRWPSASPPRIGYRSLDAAVADDDAAGAPPSPATVTVVVGKERRAFAVDRLVLDSYPFRLLLETVARKEERGGGAMFVDVDAILFEHILWLACDARSVSQILHLDLKEIIDFYAQDA; this comes from the coding sequence atggccggcTGCTGCGTCTTCCTCCGGTGGCCGTCCGCCTCTCCGCCCCGCATCGGCTACCGCTCCCTCGACGCCGCGGTAGCCGACGACGACGCGGCGGGGGCCCCGCCGTCGCCGGCCACGGTGACGGTCGTGGTCGGGAAGGAGCGGCGGGCGTTCGCGGTGGACCGCCTCGTGCTCGACTCCTACCCGTTCCGGCTGCTCCTGGAGACGGTGGCGCGCAAGGAGGAGCGCGGGGGCGGCGCCATGTTCGTCGACGTCGACGCCATCCTCTTCGAGCACATCCTCTGGCTCGCCTGCGACGCCCGGTCCGTCTCCCAGATCCTGCACCTCGACCTCAAGGAGATCATCGACTTCTACGCCCAGGACGCGTGA